The Actinocorallia herbida DNA window CAGAGCGCTCGCGGAGCCCTCGGCGGCGCAGACCTCGACCGCCGCGTCGGCCGCCGCCCCGATGGCCGCGCTCTCCGCGGCGAGCTCGGCGACCTGCTGCTGCACGGCCTGGAACCGGGACAGCGGACGGCCGAACTGCTCGCGCTCGGCGGCATGCCGCAGGGTGAGCGCGAGAACCCTCCGCGCGGCACCGGCGGTGAGCACCGTCCGCAGCAGCGCCCGCCTGCGCCGCAGTTCGACCACCGCCCCGCCCGGGACGGTGCCGATCTCCTCAGCCGACACCAGCGCGTCGACGCGCAGATCGTCCCGCGGTTCGCCCGCCAGGTTCATCCCCTCACGCACGAGATCGCGGTCCGGCCGCAGGGACACGACCACCGACCCTTCACCTGTGTCCACCAGCGCCAGCGTCCGCGCCGCGCGTCCCCACGGCACCGCCGCCAGCTCTCCCCGCACCCGCAGGCCCGCACCCTCCCGGCGCACGTCGAACCGCGCCAGCTCGGCCGTCAGTGGCCCGGCCGGCAGCGGGAGCCCGGCGAGCGCGCAGAGCCAGCCCCCCAGCAGCGCGGTCTCCCCCACCGGAACGTCCGCCGCGTGCTCACCCGCCGCCGCGGCGATCACGGCCGCCTCTCTGAGCGTCCCTCCCGCGCCCCCGGCCTCCTCCGCCACCGACACGAGGGTGAGCCCGGAGCCCTCCAACGCCTTCCAGAGCGCATTTCCCCCGGTCGCGTGCTCGGCGAACAGGTCATCACATGTATCGGCGAGCAGCCGAAGCTCGTCGGTCATCTCATCCCCATCGCTCGCGCGACGACGCCGCGCAGAATCTCATTGGTGCCGCCGCGCAGGGTGAAGCCGGGCGACATGAGGACGGCGTCGGCCAGGAGCCGCGGCAGCCCGTCGGTGGCGCCCGGATCGGGGCGCGCGTCGACGAGCAGCCGCGCGGCGTCGATGATCTCTTGTTCCAGCCGTGTGCCGAGGTCCTTCACCAGGGCCGCGGCCACCTCAGGCACCTCGCCGCGGTCCAGCGCCGCGGCCACGGAGATGGACAGGCGCCGGACCGTCCAGACCCGCGAGACGAGTCGACCGAGCTCGGCCCGGCCCGTCCCCGCGTCCGCCAACGCGCCCACCAGTGCGGTGAGCAGTGGGAATGTCGAAAGGTACCGCTCCGGGCCGCTGCGCTCGAAGGCCAGCTCCGAGGTGGCCTGATTCCAGCCTTGGCCGATGACGCCGAGCACCATCTCGTCGGGCACGAAGACGTCGTCGAGCACCACCTCGTTGAAGTGGTGGGCGCCGTTGATGAGCCGGATGGGCCGGATCGTCACTCCGGGCGACCTCAGGTCGACGACGAACTGTGAGAGCCCGCTCTTGCGGTCCCGGCCTTCCGCGGGGGAGCTGCGCGCGAGGACGGCGAAGGCATGTGCGTGGTGGGCGCCGCTCGTCCACACCTTGGTCCCGGTGAGCCGCCAGCCGCCCTCTGCGCGAACGGCTCGCGTGCGGACCGCGGCCAGATCCGATCCCGCGTCCGGCTCGCTGAGGCCAATGGCGAAGAAGCACGTGCCCGCGGCGATGCCCGGCAGATACCGGGTCTTGAGCGCCTCGGTGCCGAAGTGGAGCAGGGCCGGCGCCGTCTGCCGGTCGGCGATCCAGTGCGCGGCGACGGGGGCGCCCGCGGCCAGCAGCTCCTCGGTGACGACGTAGCGTTCCAGCGCCGTCCGGTCATGTCCGCCGTAAGCACGGGGCACGGTCATGCCGAGCCAGCCACGCTCGCCCAGCCTGCGGCTGAACGCCTCGTCCCAGCCGGTCAGCCAGCTGTCGGAGCGGGGCCGGAAGGTCCCGGCGGCCAGCTCCTCGGCGACGAAGGCCCGTACCTCGGCCCGGAGCTGTTCCTCCTGCGGGCCCAGCCGGACGGCGCGGGGCACCAGTGCTGTGCTCACCGGCCCCTCCAGACCGGGCGCCGCTTCTCGGCGAAGGCCTGCGCGCCTTCGAGCGCGTCCTCGGACTCGCGCACCGGGTCGAGGATCGGGGCCTGCCGCTCGAACGCCTCGGCCTGCGGCCAGTCCTGGGACTCGACCACGACGCGCTTGGACGCGGCGACCGCCAGCGGCCCGTTCTCGGCAATGGTCCCGGCCAGCGCCAGCGCGTCGGCCAGCGCGCCGCCGGGCTCGGTGAGCCGGTTGACCAGGCCAAGGTGCTCGGCCCGTTCGGCGCCGAACGGCTGTCCGGTGAGGATCAACTCCATCGCGACGTGGTAAGGGATACGACGCGGGAGCCGGAACAGGCCGCCCGCGCCCGCAGTGAGCCCGCGCTTCACCTCCGGCAGCCCGAAGACGGCGTTCCGGGAGGCCACCACCAGGTCGCACGCGAGCGCCAGCTCGCAACCGCCGCCGAGCGCGTAGCCCTCCACCGCGGCGATGATCGGGGTGCGCGGCGGCCGGGCGGCGATGCCCGCGAAGCCGCGTTCGGTGCGCGGCAGCGGCTGCCCGCCGGCGAATGCCTTCAGGTCCATACCCGCGCAGAAGGTCCCGCCGGCGCCGGTGACGACCGCGACCGCCAGGTTCGGGTCGGCGTCGAGCTCGTCCAGGGCCTCCCCGATCGACACCGCGGTCCGGTGGTCGATCGCGTTGCGCACCGCGGGGCGCTCGATGGTGATGGTCATGATGCCGCCTGTGGTCTCGACGAGCACCTGGTCCACTTTCAGGTCCCCCATGGGTCCTCCTCCGCCGGTCACGGCGCCATCTCGATGATGATCTTTCCTGCGGCCCGCCGCTCGGCGACGTCGCGAAGTCCGTCCGCGACCTTCTCCAACGGGTAGACGGCGGCCACGTGCGGGTCGATCCGCCCGTCCACGAGCATGCGCAGCACCTCGGCCCGGTGCGCCGGCGCCACTTCGGGCATCCGCTCCAGGATGGTGCGGTTCTCCACCCCCGCGATGGTCACGCCCTTCAGCAGGACCAGGTTCAGCGGGATGCGCGGGATCTCCCCCGCCGCGAAACCCACGACGACGAAACGGCCGCCCGGGGTGAGCGCCCGCAGAGCGGGTTCTGAATAGGGGCCGCCGACGGGGTCCACGACGACGGCGGCGCGATCTCCGGTCAGCTCGCGGATCCTGGTCTTGAGGTCCTCGGTCCGGTAGTCCACGCACGCCTCCGCGCCCTTGGCACGGCAGAGTTCCAGCCGGTCCTCGCCGCCCGCGGCGGCCAGCACACGGGCGCCCATGGCGCGCGCGACGTCCACGGCGGCCAGGCCGACCCCGCCCGCGGCGCCGAGGACGACGACCCATTCGCCCGGGCTGACGCCGGCCACGGTGCGCAGCGCGTGGTAGGCGGTCGTATAGGTGACTCCGAAGGCCGCGGCCCTGTGCCAGCCGAGCCCGGCCGGGATCCGGGTCAGGCGCGCGGAGTCGATGACGATCTCCTCGGCGAACGCCCCGTGCGTTACCAAACCGATGACCGCGTCGCCGACGGCCGGACCCGACCCGTCAGGCGCGGCCGCGGTGACCACTCCGGCGAACTCACAGCCCGGTGTGTAGGGCACCGGGACCGAGACCTGGTATTTGCCGGCCATGACGAGCACGTCCGGGAAGTTCACCGCCGCGGCGTGCACCCGCACCCTCGCCTGGGCGGACCCGTTCAGGGGCGCGGGAGCGACGTCTTCGACCACGACCTCGTCCGGAGAGCCATGGCGGTGTACACGGGCAGACCTCATCGGCCTTCCTTTCACGACGATCGACGATCATGCAATGAGGAACAGATTACACATAAAATGTATAATTCGTCTAGATGAGATGGCTGCGTGCACCCTTCAGCGCAGCCGAACTCCGGGAAGCTCCACCGATGGGTGAGTTGGAGCACGCCACTCCCACACCCCTTCCGACCATGCCCGCCGCTGCCCTACTATCGCCGAAGGCGGCAAAAACCAACAGATACCGTCTAAACTGTTCAAGACTCGATTGAGCAGCCGGACGTCGAAGGGACGAGGGCATGCCCACCCCACCGAGCACGACCCCGCGGGGCGACGCCGACACCGTCGTCCGCATCCTGGACGGGGCCATGCGCGTCGCCGCCCGCAAAGGCATCCGGAAGATGTCCATGAGCGACATCAGCGAGAGTGCCGGCGTCTCCCGCGGCACCGTTTACCGGTACTTCCCCTCGAAGGACCACGTCCTCGGATCACTCACGAACCACGCGCTCCACCGGTGGGAGCAGCACATGCGCGCCGCCGTGGCGGCGCGACCGCGGGCCGCCGACCGGCTGCGCGTCGTCATGGACTCGATCGTGGGCTACGGGGAGGCGTGTCCAGAGGCGCTGGAGATCATCCGGCTCGACCAGGACCTGGGGCTGACCTTCCTGCACAGCTGCCTCCCCGACACGGTTCGCATCATGGCCGATCTGCTGGAGCCGGTCATCGATGAGGCCGCGGTCGTACGCGCCCGGGTCATCACCGGTCCCGAACTGGCCGAGCTCGTGTACCGCATCGGACTTGCCGCCTTCCTCGTCCCGGCCACCCGAACCAAACAGCTCCCCCGGCGCGTCGCCGCCGTCTGGGACTTCCTCAACGGCGCCGCGCTCTCCGTTCATGGTGCGGACGAGGAGACCGGGGAAAGCCAGGCCGAGATCACCCAGTTCACAGGCGGGTCGCGCCGCCTGGCCTGAACCTCGCCAGCCGAGTCCCGCATCATCCGCCGGACCGTACGCTCGCCACGTCCCAGCATTCGGACAGGATCCAAGAGGAGCGACACATAATTGACACAATTCGTCGAATCCATTGAAATGCTTTGACGCTCATCACAGCAGGAATGCACAGTATCTACAGATAATGATGGTACTGTTGATCAGTGACCTCAAGCACCGGGATGTCAGACAAGATCATCGAGGGTGCCATGCGCGCCGTCGCCCGTTATGGCGTGCGCAAGTTCTCGATGAGCGACATCTGCGAAGAGGCCGGCATCTCCCGGGGCAGCCTGTACCGCTACTTCAAGAGCAAGGAGCAGGTACTCGAAGCCGTCGGCGACCACGTGGAACGCGCCATCCGCGACACGCTGGTCACCGCGGTGGACACGAACCCCGAACCGGCGGCCCGCCTTGAGGTCGTCCTCCAGGCGATGCTCGACTACCGAACCGAGCACCCTGCGACGATGCAGCTCATCGAGGCCGAGCCGGCGTTCGCGCTGGAGCTCCTCACCCGGCAGGTCGGGATGCTGCTCAGCCTCGTCACCGATCTCCTCGACCCGGTGCTGCGCGACGCGCCGCCCATCCGCGACGGGTCCATGACCAAGCGGCAGCTCGCGGAGGTCTTCATCCGGCTGGTGCTGTCGGTCTACTTGATCCCCACCACCGGCTCGGAGGAGACCGCCAAGCGCGTCGCCGTCATGTGGCAGTCCATGACGGCGGCCTCAGCCCCCGCGGCCAAGCCGGGCCGGAAGCGTGCCGCCGGCTGACCGCGCGGTTCACAGACCCATCGACTTGGCGATGATCACCTTCATCACCTCGCTCGACCCCGCGTAGATGCGGGAGACACGTGCGTCGGCGTAGGCGCGGGTGATCGGATACTCCAGCATGTAGCCGTAGCCGCCGTGCAGTTGCAGGCAGCGGTCGACGACCCGCCCCTGGAGTTCGGTGCAGTAGAGCTTCACCTTCGCCGCATCGTGGCCGGTGAGCCGTCCCTGTTCGTGGAGCAGGAGCGCGCGGTCGAGCAGGGCCTGCCCCGCCTCCACCTCGGTAGCGCACGCGGCCAGCTCGAACTTGGTGTTCTGGAAAGCCCCCACCGTGGTGCCGAATGCCTTGCGCTCGCGCACATAATCCAGTGTCGTGCGCAATGCCTGCGCCGCCGCGGCCTGGCTGTTCACCGCGATCGACAACCGCTCCTGCGCCAGGTTCGCCGTCAGGTACTCAAAGCCGCGGCCCTCCTCTCCGAGCAGGTTCTCGGCAGGCACTCGAACGTCGGTGAAGGACAGTTCCGTCAGGTCCTGTGCCTTGAGCCCCAGCTTCGGCAGATTGCGGCCCCGGTGGAATCCGGGCGTGTCAGCCTCGATGACCAGGAGGCTGATGCCCTCGCGGGTCCCCTCCGCGCCCGTCCGCACCGCAGTGATCACCAGGTCGGCGGACGAGCCGTTCGAGATGAAGGTCTTCGCCCCGTTGACGACGTAGTGGTCGCCTTCGCGGACGGCCCGGGTGGTGAGCGACTTGACGTCCGATCCCGCGCCGGGCTCCGACATCGCCAGCGCCGCGACCGCCTCACCCGACACCAGGCGCGGCATCCACCGCTTGCGCTGCTCCTCGGTGCAGTAGCGCAGGAAGTACGGCATGCAGATGTCGGTGTGCACCCGCAGCCCGCCCAGCGCCACCCCCGCCGCCTGGCACTCCTCGGTGAGGATCACGTTGAGCAGGAACGTCTCCGCACCGCTGCCGCCGTACTCCTCCGGGATCTGCAGACCGAGCAGGCCGAGTTCGCCCGCCCGCCGCCAGAAGTCCCGCGGCGGTGCCCCGGCGGCCTCCCAGGCCGCGTACTCGGGGACGATCTCCTCGCGGTAGAAGCGGGCGACGACCTCCCGGAAGTCCTCGTGCTCCTCAGCGAAGACCATGCGTTCCATACCGTCCAGCCTTTCGATCATGACCACCTGTACGGGGTTCCCAGCCTTTTCACGCCCCGCCATCCGTGCGGGTGAAGCGCGCGTCGGCTCTCTTGAGCGCTTCCAGGCGACGGTTGAGGCTTTCCCTCCGCGGACCCGCCGAGGTCTCCAGGAGCCGCTCCGTCTCGCGGATCTCATCGACCACCCGGGCGCGGGCCTCCTTGATCGTCAAAAGGTCCGCTTCGTCGGCGAGCGGGTCGTGCTCGGCGTCGCCGGCCATGCTCAGTTCTCCAGCCGGAAGACGTGGCGCGCGTTCAACTCGGCGATGGCCTGCGCCTCGGCGTCGGGCACATCCGCCATGGCCTCGGCGAGGATCTTCCTGCTGTTCGGCCACATGGAGTCGGAGTGCGGGAAGTCCGCCTCCCACATGATCCGGTCGATGCCGATCGAGTGGCGCAGGTCCACGCCGACGCCGTCGACGATGAAGCAGCCCCAGATGTTGCGCCGGAACAACTCGGAGGGACGGACCTCCTGGTTGATGTCCTGCCAGAAGCGCTGGCGCTCCCACGTGTGGTCGGCGCGCTCCAGGAGGTAGGGCATCCAGCCGATACCGCCCTCGGCCAGGGAGACGCGCAGCTTCGGGTGCCGGTGGAAGACCGGGGAGAAGCACAGGTCGACCAGGGCCTTCATCGAGTTGAGGCCCATCAGCGAGATGAACGTCGCCTCGGGGGCATCAGGGGCGGTGAACGGGCGGGTTCCGG harbors:
- a CDS encoding acyl-CoA dehydrogenase family protein — protein: MIERLDGMERMVFAEEHEDFREVVARFYREEIVPEYAAWEAAGAPPRDFWRRAGELGLLGLQIPEEYGGSGAETFLLNVILTEECQAAGVALGGLRVHTDICMPYFLRYCTEEQRKRWMPRLVSGEAVAALAMSEPGAGSDVKSLTTRAVREGDHYVVNGAKTFISNGSSADLVITAVRTGAEGTREGISLLVIEADTPGFHRGRNLPKLGLKAQDLTELSFTDVRVPAENLLGEEGRGFEYLTANLAQERLSIAVNSQAAAAQALRTTLDYVRERKAFGTTVGAFQNTKFELAACATEVEAGQALLDRALLLHEQGRLTGHDAAKVKLYCTELQGRVVDRCLQLHGGYGYMLEYPITRAYADARVSRIYAGSSEVMKVIIAKSMGL
- a CDS encoding acyl-CoA dehydrogenase family protein; amino-acid sequence: MTDELRLLADTCDDLFAEHATGGNALWKALEGSGLTLVSVAEEAGGAGGTLREAAVIAAAAGEHAADVPVGETALLGGWLCALAGLPLPAGPLTAELARFDVRREGAGLRVRGELAAVPWGRAARTLALVDTGEGSVVVSLRPDRDLVREGMNLAGEPRDDLRVDALVSAEEIGTVPGGAVVELRRRRALLRTVLTAGAARRVLALTLRHAAEREQFGRPLSRFQAVQQQVAELAAESAAIGAAADAAVEVCAAEGSASALAGTAVAAAKVQAARGSGVIARIAHQVHGAIGFTDEHVLGRLTTRLWSWRDEAGTEAAWAAELGESVVAAGPGGAWSLLTQGG
- a CDS encoding acyl-CoA dehydrogenase family protein; protein product: MSTALVPRAVRLGPQEEQLRAEVRAFVAEELAAGTFRPRSDSWLTGWDEAFSRRLGERGWLGMTVPRAYGGHDRTALERYVVTEELLAAGAPVAAHWIADRQTAPALLHFGTEALKTRYLPGIAAGTCFFAIGLSEPDAGSDLAAVRTRAVRAEGGWRLTGTKVWTSGAHHAHAFAVLARSSPAEGRDRKSGLSQFVVDLRSPGVTIRPIRLINGAHHFNEVVLDDVFVPDEMVLGVIGQGWNQATSELAFERSGPERYLSTFPLLTALVGALADAGTGRAELGRLVSRVWTVRRLSISVAAALDRGEVPEVAAALVKDLGTRLEQEIIDAARLLVDARPDPGATDGLPRLLADAVLMSPGFTLRGGTNEILRGVVARAMGMR
- a CDS encoding TetR/AcrR family transcriptional regulator; this encodes MPTPPSTTPRGDADTVVRILDGAMRVAARKGIRKMSMSDISESAGVSRGTVYRYFPSKDHVLGSLTNHALHRWEQHMRAAVAARPRAADRLRVVMDSIVGYGEACPEALEIIRLDQDLGLTFLHSCLPDTVRIMADLLEPVIDEAAVVRARVITGPELAELVYRIGLAAFLVPATRTKQLPRRVAAVWDFLNGAALSVHGADEETGESQAEITQFTGGSRRLA
- a CDS encoding TetR/AcrR family transcriptional regulator; this encodes MTSSTGMSDKIIEGAMRAVARYGVRKFSMSDICEEAGISRGSLYRYFKSKEQVLEAVGDHVERAIRDTLVTAVDTNPEPAARLEVVLQAMLDYRTEHPATMQLIEAEPAFALELLTRQVGMLLSLVTDLLDPVLRDAPPIRDGSMTKRQLAEVFIRLVLSVYLIPTTGSEETAKRVAVMWQSMTAASAPAAKPGRKRAAG
- a CDS encoding crotonase/enoyl-CoA hydratase family protein; translated protein: MGDLKVDQVLVETTGGIMTITIERPAVRNAIDHRTAVSIGEALDELDADPNLAVAVVTGAGGTFCAGMDLKAFAGGQPLPRTERGFAGIAARPPRTPIIAAVEGYALGGGCELALACDLVVASRNAVFGLPEVKRGLTAGAGGLFRLPRRIPYHVAMELILTGQPFGAERAEHLGLVNRLTEPGGALADALALAGTIAENGPLAVAASKRVVVESQDWPQAEAFERQAPILDPVRESEDALEGAQAFAEKRRPVWRGR
- a CDS encoding NADPH:quinone oxidoreductase family protein, translated to MRSARVHRHGSPDEVVVEDVAPAPLNGSAQARVRVHAAAVNFPDVLVMAGKYQVSVPVPYTPGCEFAGVVTAAAPDGSGPAVGDAVIGLVTHGAFAEEIVIDSARLTRIPAGLGWHRAAAFGVTYTTAYHALRTVAGVSPGEWVVVLGAAGGVGLAAVDVARAMGARVLAAAGGEDRLELCRAKGAEACVDYRTEDLKTRIRELTGDRAAVVVDPVGGPYSEPALRALTPGGRFVVVGFAAGEIPRIPLNLVLLKGVTIAGVENRTILERMPEVAPAHRAEVLRMLVDGRIDPHVAAVYPLEKVADGLRDVAERRAAGKIIIEMAP